In one window of Thermotoga sp. Mc24 DNA:
- a CDS encoding HAS-barrel domain-containing protein, with translation MKGRKIGVVTGIFQSSPYEFFVRMTTEKAGEAYKVFAQIEDVVKVEYLTGYGTVVTYGMIVDIQNRWDGDLRNGYEEEVALEKLKPAYPIYIAKVRVTRSFLKEGDKLLEDAPEIPPNIGSPVFLVTDEEIDIALGFDELKRKNVALPVGLLKNGRPAYLDLRYILGDNGAHINVSGQSGVAAKTSYTTFLVKSMIETSKKNDGELMRELREARYIIFNVKGESLLFLDRFSKEWYLEREKWDEMYSALGIEPKPFENVAFYAPSREKGIYIPDVNKRLGGVNIYGWDVFDIVEMNLLELMFDPDEMTRNQNFQLAVWSLQEHLSQRMEEMYQKFLKDGYIVDRRKLPSEALREVVMKKGEVVDLPLDLDGLIKDLGEGGRTREYLLSEHVQKQTIGMLIRRLKAAQKMDFDRLWVKPPLKVEPRQTNYRIDWNVPGRVTVIDISKLRERAQAFVVGAILSEVMREKERNSGFTQPVFIFLDELNKYAPRHGGGALANIFRDVAERGRSFRVILIGAEQTASEVDYRVITQAATVVVGRQKGAELIKPEYSHLTEHYKRKAALLRQGEVIIDQPFLNLPLTVKFPLPAWCTREGGWYPEEKTWEEEKFI, from the coding sequence ATGAAAGGAAGAAAGATAGGAGTTGTCACCGGCATATTCCAGTCCAGTCCGTACGAATTTTTCGTTCGAATGACCACCGAAAAGGCAGGAGAAGCGTACAAGGTATTCGCCCAGATAGAAGATGTTGTGAAGGTTGAGTACCTCACGGGGTACGGCACCGTCGTCACGTACGGAATGATCGTTGATATACAGAACAGATGGGATGGAGATCTGAGAAACGGCTACGAAGAGGAAGTCGCACTCGAGAAGTTGAAACCTGCCTATCCGATATACATCGCGAAGGTGAGGGTGACAAGATCATTTCTGAAGGAAGGAGACAAACTCCTCGAAGACGCTCCGGAAATCCCCCCAAACATAGGTTCACCTGTCTTCCTCGTCACAGATGAAGAGATAGACATCGCCCTTGGATTCGATGAGCTGAAGAGAAAGAACGTTGCGTTGCCGGTCGGCCTGCTGAAGAATGGAAGACCGGCCTATCTCGATCTGAGATACATTCTGGGAGACAACGGAGCCCACATAAACGTCTCCGGACAGTCTGGTGTTGCGGCGAAAACATCCTACACCACGTTCCTCGTCAAATCGATGATAGAAACGTCCAAAAAAAACGACGGAGAGCTGATGAGAGAACTGAGAGAAGCGAGATACATCATTTTCAACGTGAAAGGAGAAAGCTTGTTGTTTCTCGATCGTTTTTCGAAGGAGTGGTATTTAGAAAGAGAAAAATGGGATGAAATGTACAGTGCTCTCGGTATTGAACCGAAACCCTTCGAAAATGTCGCATTCTACGCTCCCAGCAGAGAGAAAGGAATCTACATACCAGATGTCAACAAGAGGTTGGGCGGTGTGAACATTTACGGCTGGGACGTGTTTGATATCGTCGAAATGAATCTTCTGGAACTCATGTTCGATCCAGACGAAATGACGAGAAACCAGAATTTTCAGCTCGCGGTCTGGTCCCTCCAGGAGCATCTTTCCCAGAGAATGGAGGAGATGTACCAGAAATTTCTGAAGGATGGGTACATCGTCGACAGAAGAAAACTCCCATCAGAGGCACTGCGTGAGGTAGTAATGAAAAAGGGCGAAGTGGTGGATCTCCCACTCGATCTCGATGGTTTGATAAAAGACCTTGGGGAAGGCGGAAGAACGAGAGAGTATCTTCTGAGCGAACACGTTCAGAAGCAGACGATCGGCATGCTGATCAGGAGATTGAAAGCCGCCCAAAAGATGGATTTCGACAGGCTCTGGGTGAAACCACCTCTGAAAGTGGAACCGCGGCAAACCAATTATCGAATCGATTGGAACGTGCCAGGAAGGGTCACAGTCATCGACATCTCGAAGTTGAGAGAACGTGCACAGGCGTTCGTTGTAGGTGCGATTCTCTCCGAGGTGATGAGAGAAAAAGAAAGAAACAGCGGTTTTACCCAGCCGGTTTTCATCTTCTTGGACGAGCTGAACAAGTACGCACCAAGACATGGTGGTGGAGCCCTCGCGAATATCTTCAGAGATGTGGCGGAAAGAGGGAGATCTTTCAGAGTGATCCTGATCGGAGCAGAACAGACTGCTTCCGAAGTGGACTACAGGGTGATCACGCAAGCCGCTACAGTGGTTGTGGGCAGACAGAAAGGAGCCGAACTCATAAAGCCCGAG
- a CDS encoding ABC transporter ATP-binding protein: MKTSSILVDFLKRNWHRYLFGVLSLIAVDLLQVYIPRVIGKIVDMLNTETMNFDTLKIMLLWVMAAASGMFTGRFFWRFFLGGTARKFFLEASNKMFSKLLSLTPGFFDRMKSGELMARFTNDLSLLRRVLGQGAILFFDSFIMIVLVFFFMIGNVGWKLSWISFAPLLLLVPVSMSFGRLIHRKVSEVQKSFSELSGFTEETISSVRIVKSFSVEDVSFKIFENRALKNFEDTLSAIKVSSIFRPLINLIASTAFFLTLLYGGRAVINGKISLGDFIAFNSYLGMLVWPMMAYGFMVDLFQRGRAAMRRLDTIFTAQPEVKEPEKPIRIDHFESFEVRNLTYRYPETEREVLKNITIKINRGEMIGIAGSVGSGKSTIAKLLMKLYPVEMGKIFINGVDINNVSSENIRSIVTLVPQETFLFSDTVRNNITVGLENVDKKRLEEVTKLAAVYDDIMSFPEKFDTIVGEKGVTLSGGQKQRITITRALIRDFEVYIFDDCLSAVDPETEERIIDSIRKRMKGKTVVVITHRLKVLKNADRIYVLHEGRVIEEGTHEELMIKGGMYSRMYRKQLIEEG; this comes from the coding sequence TTGAAGACTTCCTCAATTCTTGTTGATTTCCTGAAGAGAAACTGGCACAGATACCTTTTCGGTGTTCTTTCGCTCATCGCGGTGGACCTCCTTCAGGTTTACATTCCACGTGTCATCGGAAAGATCGTTGACATGCTGAACACAGAGACGATGAACTTCGATACACTCAAAATAATGTTGCTTTGGGTAATGGCCGCCGCGAGTGGGATGTTCACTGGAAGGTTCTTCTGGAGGTTCTTCCTTGGTGGTACTGCAAGGAAGTTTTTCCTAGAGGCATCGAACAAGATGTTCTCAAAGCTGCTCAGTCTCACTCCTGGATTCTTCGATCGAATGAAAAGCGGTGAACTCATGGCAAGGTTCACCAACGACCTTAGCCTTCTGAGAAGAGTGCTCGGCCAGGGTGCAATACTCTTCTTTGATTCTTTCATCATGATCGTGCTGGTCTTTTTCTTCATGATAGGTAACGTGGGATGGAAGCTCTCCTGGATCAGCTTTGCGCCGCTTTTGCTTCTCGTCCCTGTTTCGATGAGCTTTGGACGACTCATACACAGAAAGGTATCGGAAGTTCAGAAATCTTTCTCGGAACTTTCCGGGTTCACCGAAGAAACGATTTCGAGTGTGCGCATTGTGAAGAGCTTCTCGGTAGAAGACGTTTCGTTCAAAATATTTGAAAACAGGGCACTTAAAAACTTTGAAGACACACTCAGTGCAATCAAAGTCTCCAGCATCTTCAGGCCCCTCATCAACCTTATCGCTTCGACCGCTTTTTTCCTCACCCTTCTTTACGGTGGAAGAGCCGTTATAAACGGGAAGATCTCTCTCGGCGATTTCATAGCCTTCAATTCCTATTTGGGAATGCTCGTCTGGCCGATGATGGCTTACGGTTTCATGGTGGATCTGTTCCAGAGGGGAAGAGCGGCTATGAGACGTCTGGACACGATCTTCACCGCCCAGCCCGAGGTTAAAGAACCCGAGAAACCAATCAGGATAGATCACTTTGAAAGTTTTGAAGTGAGAAACCTGACTTACAGATACCCCGAAACAGAACGGGAAGTTCTGAAGAACATCACCATAAAAATAAACAGGGGAGAAATGATAGGCATCGCCGGCAGCGTTGGGAGCGGGAAATCCACGATAGCAAAGCTCCTCATGAAGCTCTATCCGGTGGAAATGGGAAAGATATTCATAAATGGTGTGGACATTAACAATGTTTCTTCGGAGAACATCAGATCCATCGTCACTCTGGTTCCACAGGAAACGTTTCTGTTTTCAGACACGGTGAGAAACAACATAACAGTCGGTCTGGAAAACGTCGATAAGAAGAGGCTCGAAGAAGTGACAAAGCTCGCGGCCGTTTACGACGATATCATGAGCTTTCCAGAGAAATTTGACACGATTGTTGGTGAAAAAGGTGTGACACTTTCGGGCGGTCAGAAACAGAGAATCACCATAACTCGCGCTCTCATAAGAGATTTCGAGGTTTACATATTCGATGACTGTCTTTCAGCTGTTGACCCCGAAACCGAAGAGAGGATCATAGATTCGATCAGGAAAAGAATGAAAGGAAAAACGGTTGTCGTCATCACTCACCGACTGAAGGTGCTGAAAAACGCCGACAGGATATACGTCCTGCACGAGGGAAGAGTGATAGAAGAGGGCACTCACGAGGAATTGATGATCAAAGGTGGTATGTACAGTAGAATGTACAGAAAACAGCTCATCGAGGAGGGATAG
- the aspC gene encoding aspartate aminotransferase — MVSRRISEIPISKTMELDAKAKALIKKGEDVINLTAGEPDFPTPKPIVEEAVRFLQKGEVKYTDPRGIYELREGIAKKIGERYKKNISLDQVVVTNGAKQALFNAFMALLDPGDEVIVFSPVWVSYIPQIILAGGTVNVVETFMSKNFQPSLEEIEGLLVGKTKAVLINSPNNPTGVVYRREFLERLVKLAMRRNFYIISDEVYDSLVYTDEFTSILDVSEGFDRIVYINGFSKSHSMTGWRVGYLISNEEVATAVSKIQSHTTSCINTVAQYAALRALEVDNSYMAQTFKERRDFVVERLKKMGVKFVEPEGAFYLFFKVPGDDVRFCERLLEEKKVALVPGSAFLKPGFVRLSFAISTERLTEALDRIEDFLNSC, encoded by the coding sequence ATGGTATCCAGGAGAATATCAGAGATCCCAATATCGAAGACCATGGAACTCGACGCGAAGGCCAAGGCTCTTATAAAGAAAGGAGAAGACGTGATCAATCTAACGGCCGGTGAGCCGGATTTTCCCACACCGAAACCCATCGTGGAAGAAGCGGTGAGATTTCTCCAGAAAGGAGAAGTGAAATACACAGACCCTCGTGGTATCTACGAACTCAGAGAGGGTATAGCGAAAAAGATAGGTGAGAGATACAAAAAGAACATCTCACTAGATCAGGTTGTGGTGACGAACGGGGCAAAACAGGCTCTGTTCAATGCCTTCATGGCTCTTCTCGATCCCGGCGACGAAGTGATCGTGTTTTCTCCCGTCTGGGTCAGCTACATTCCCCAGATCATCCTCGCTGGTGGCACAGTGAATGTGGTTGAGACATTCATGAGTAAAAATTTCCAGCCCAGTCTGGAAGAGATAGAAGGACTTCTCGTTGGGAAAACGAAAGCCGTTCTTATCAACTCGCCGAACAATCCCACCGGTGTGGTGTACAGAAGAGAGTTCCTTGAAAGACTTGTGAAGCTTGCTATGAGAAGGAATTTTTACATAATCAGCGATGAAGTTTACGATTCACTTGTTTACACGGACGAATTCACATCGATACTCGACGTTTCCGAAGGATTCGACCGGATAGTTTACATAAACGGCTTCTCGAAGTCCCACTCCATGACCGGTTGGAGGGTGGGGTACCTGATATCGAACGAAGAAGTGGCGACCGCTGTTTCAAAAATCCAGTCCCACACAACTTCCTGTATCAACACGGTAGCACAGTACGCCGCTTTGAGGGCTTTAGAAGTGGACAACTCTTACATGGCTCAGACCTTTAAGGAAAGAAGAGATTTCGTAGTGGAAAGATTGAAAAAGATGGGTGTTAAGTTCGTGGAACCAGAGGGAGCATTCTATCTCTTCTTCAAAGTTCCAGGTGACGACGTGAGATTCTGTGAAAGACTTTTAGAAGAAAAAAAGGTTGCACTCGTTCCAGGATCCGCCTTTCTGAAGCCGGGGTTTGTGAGGCTTTCTTTTGCCATATCTACAGAAAGACTTACGGAGGCGCTGGATAGAATTGAAGACTTCCTCAATTCTTGTTGA
- a CDS encoding HAD family hydrolase encodes MEAVIFDMDGVLMDTEPLYFEAYRRVAESYGKPYTEDLHRRIMGVPEREGLPILMEVLKIEDSLENFRKRVHEEKKCVFSELLKENPGVREALEFVKSKGIKLALATSTPQREALERLKRLDLERYFDIMVFGDQVKNGKPDPEIYLLVLEGLNVVPEKVVVFEDSKSGVEAAKSAGIERIYGVVHSLNDGKALLEAGAVALVKPEEILNVLKEVL; translated from the coding sequence ATGGAAGCGGTGATTTTCGATATGGATGGAGTGCTCATGGACACAGAGCCTCTCTACTTCGAAGCTTACAGAAGAGTCGCAGAAAGCTACGGAAAACCTTACACGGAGGATCTCCACAGGAGGATAATGGGAGTTCCGGAAAGAGAAGGTCTTCCTATTCTCATGGAAGTGCTGAAGATAGAAGATTCTCTGGAGAACTTTAGAAAGAGGGTCCACGAAGAAAAAAAGTGTGTTTTCTCTGAGCTTCTCAAGGAAAACCCAGGTGTGAGAGAGGCGCTTGAGTTCGTAAAGAGCAAAGGAATAAAACTCGCGCTCGCAACCTCCACACCGCAGCGAGAAGCTCTGGAAAGGCTGAAAAGACTCGATCTCGAAAGGTACTTCGACATCATGGTGTTCGGTGATCAGGTGAAGAACGGAAAGCCTGATCCAGAGATATATCTTCTCGTTCTGGAAGGGTTGAATGTGGTCCCAGAGAAGGTTGTGGTCTTCGAAGACTCAAAGAGCGGTGTTGAAGCCGCAAAAAGCGCCGGCATAGAAAGAATCTATGGAGTCGTTCACTCTTTGAACGACGGTAAAGCGCTTCTTGAAGCGGGTGCGGTTGCTCTGGTGAAACCCGAGGAAATCCTGAACGTTCTCAAAGAGGTTCTTTAA
- a CDS encoding NAD+ synthase, translating into MKRLRVTLAQLNPTLGDFEGNLKKAIEALRVAEDRGSDLLVFPELFLPGYPPEDLMLRLSFLRENRKYLQKFAQHTKNLGVTVLMGFIDSDEDAYNAAAVVKGGEILGVYRKISLPNYGVFDERRYFKPGEELLVVKMDEIKVGITICEDIWNPVEPSASLSLGEGVHLIANLSASPYHVGKPALRKDYLSMKAYDYHVAMAYCNMVGGQDELVFDGGSMVVDASGEVINYGKLFEEEIITVDLDLDENLRVSLVDPRRRYMKTQNYPVKTVEAGNLREKSGHFEPVVNPLPVREEEMFRALITGLRDYVRKNGFEKVVIGLSGGMDSSLVAVVATEALGKENVKGVLMPSMYTSKESIEDAQTLAKNLGIETFIVPITDVFHSYLEALKDVFVGREPDITEENLQARIRGNYLMALSNKFGWLVLTTGNKSEMATGYATLYGDMAGGFAVIKDVYKTDVYRIGRWYNSWRGKEIIPENIFVKPPTAELRPGQTDQEKLPPYEVLDEILRLYIEEGLDPEEIASKGFDRKTVLDVTEMIRKNEYKRKQAAIGVKISTRAFGKDWRMPITNRFKEPL; encoded by the coding sequence ATGAAAAGACTGAGAGTGACACTGGCTCAGCTTAATCCGACCCTTGGAGACTTCGAGGGAAATCTGAAGAAGGCAATAGAAGCCCTCAGAGTGGCGGAAGACCGGGGAAGTGATCTCCTTGTCTTCCCGGAGCTCTTTCTTCCCGGTTATCCTCCCGAAGACCTCATGCTTAGGCTCTCATTCCTCAGAGAGAACAGAAAATACCTCCAGAAGTTCGCTCAGCACACGAAGAATCTTGGTGTTACCGTCTTGATGGGCTTCATAGACAGCGACGAGGATGCGTACAACGCCGCCGCAGTTGTGAAAGGCGGTGAGATCCTTGGAGTGTACAGGAAGATATCTTTGCCGAACTACGGGGTTTTCGATGAGAGAAGATACTTCAAACCCGGAGAAGAACTCCTCGTCGTGAAAATGGATGAAATCAAAGTGGGTATTACCATCTGCGAAGACATCTGGAATCCGGTGGAACCAAGTGCCTCGCTTTCCTTAGGTGAGGGAGTTCATCTCATAGCAAATCTTTCGGCTTCTCCCTACCACGTGGGGAAACCTGCTCTGAGAAAAGATTACCTCTCTATGAAGGCTTACGACTATCACGTGGCCATGGCCTACTGCAACATGGTCGGGGGTCAGGACGAGCTCGTTTTCGATGGAGGAAGCATGGTGGTCGACGCTTCAGGAGAGGTCATAAACTACGGAAAGCTCTTCGAAGAGGAGATCATCACGGTGGATCTGGATCTGGACGAGAACCTCAGAGTCTCGCTGGTAGATCCTAGAAGAAGGTACATGAAGACTCAGAACTATCCGGTGAAAACCGTGGAAGCGGGAAATCTCCGGGAGAAATCCGGGCATTTTGAACCGGTGGTGAATCCTCTTCCTGTGAGAGAAGAAGAGATGTTCAGGGCTCTGATCACGGGTCTGAGAGACTACGTGAGGAAAAACGGTTTTGAAAAGGTCGTGATAGGGCTCAGCGGAGGAATGGACTCTTCTCTCGTCGCGGTCGTAGCAACAGAAGCTCTGGGAAAAGAAAACGTGAAAGGTGTTCTCATGCCGTCCATGTACACCTCAAAAGAAAGTATCGAAGACGCGCAAACGCTGGCGAAAAATCTGGGCATAGAGACTTTCATCGTTCCCATCACAGATGTGTTTCATTCCTACCTCGAAGCGCTCAAAGACGTCTTCGTCGGGCGAGAACCAGATATAACCGAAGAGAACCTTCAGGCAAGGATCAGAGGAAACTACCTCATGGCACTTTCCAACAAGTTCGGATGGCTCGTTCTCACAACGGGAAACAAAAGCGAGATGGCAACGGGATACGCGACTCTCTACGGAGACATGGCGGGAGGATTCGCCGTTATAAAGGATGTTTACAAGACAGACGTTTACAGAATAGGAAGATGGTACAACAGCTGGAGAGGAAAAGAGATCATTCCGGAAAACATCTTCGTGAAACCCCCAACGGCGGAGCTCAGGCCGGGCCAGACGGACCAGGAGAAACTACCACCGTACGAGGTGCTCGATGAAATACTGAGACTCTACATAGAAGAAGGGCTCGATCCAGAAGAAATCGCATCAAAAGGCTTCGACAGGAAGACCGTGCTCGACGTGACGGAAATGATACGAAAGAACGAATACAAGAGAAAACAGGCCGCTATCGGCGTGAAGATCTCCACGAGAGCTTTTGGGAAAGACTGGAGAATGCCGATCACGAACAGATTTAAAGAACCTCTTTGA
- the purM gene encoding phosphoribosylformylglycinamidine cyclo-ligase, with translation MKYTYREAGVDVERGESFAKTIKSAVKLPEWVMKEPTGYASILTITTPPVVVTADGIGTKLILHRKHGTWRYAAEDLVGMNYNDLVCVGARPVAFLDYLGVERISEEHESFIKELVNVLDSVDVKLVGGETAEMPDVYRGDWDAVGFAVGVLEKRIPVDKIKEGDVIVGIPSSGFHSNGWSLIRRIIKEESIKIEELPFELLKGTRIYREVIELFDLVKGIAHVTGGGVVRALKRVLGKLGAHVSLPKRDFVDWILKYVDFNEAVNTFNMGVGMFLIVEKQKVDEVLARVDGTVVGKVSSDWRIEYGGEGG, from the coding sequence ATGAAATACACTTACAGAGAAGCAGGAGTCGATGTCGAGAGGGGAGAAAGCTTCGCAAAAACTATAAAAAGCGCTGTAAAACTTCCTGAATGGGTGATGAAAGAGCCCACGGGATACGCTTCCATACTCACGATCACAACTCCCCCCGTTGTTGTAACGGCCGATGGGATCGGCACCAAACTCATCCTTCACAGAAAGCACGGGACCTGGCGCTACGCGGCTGAGGACCTTGTGGGTATGAACTACAACGATCTGGTCTGCGTGGGAGCGAGGCCTGTGGCCTTTCTGGACTACCTTGGGGTCGAGAGAATCTCCGAAGAACACGAGTCGTTCATAAAAGAGCTCGTAAACGTCCTTGACAGCGTGGATGTGAAACTGGTGGGCGGTGAGACCGCTGAGATGCCCGATGTGTATCGTGGAGACTGGGACGCTGTGGGGTTCGCTGTCGGCGTTTTAGAAAAACGGATACCGGTTGATAAGATAAAAGAAGGGGATGTGATCGTTGGTATTCCGTCATCGGGATTCCACTCGAACGGCTGGTCCCTCATAAGAAGGATCATAAAGGAGGAATCCATAAAGATCGAAGAACTTCCCTTTGAACTCCTGAAAGGAACACGCATATACAGAGAAGTCATCGAGTTGTTCGATCTGGTGAAAGGGATCGCACACGTGACCGGCGGGGGAGTGGTGAGGGCGCTGAAGAGAGTCCTCGGAAAGCTTGGGGCGCACGTTTCTCTACCAAAGAGGGACTTCGTTGATTGGATATTGAAATATGTAGACTTCAACGAAGCGGTCAACACCTTCAACATGGGTGTTGGAATGTTTCTGATCGTGGAAAAACAAAAGGTGGACGAGGTTCTGGCCAGAGTGGATGGAACAGTCGTTGGGAAGGTATCCTCAGACTGGAGAATCGAGTACGGAGGTGAGGGGGGATAA
- the purD gene encoding phosphoribosylamine--glycine ligase has product MRVHILGSGGREHAIGWAFAKQGYEVHFYPGNAGTKRDGTNHPYEGEKTLKAIPEEDIVIPGSEEFLVEGVSNWRSNVFGPVKEVARLEGSKVYAKRFMKKYGIRTARFEVAETPEELREKIKKFSPPYVIKADGLARGKGVLILDSKEETIEKGSKLIIGELIKGVKGPVVIDEFLAGNELSAMAVVNGRNFVILPFVRDYKRLMDGDRGPNTGGMGSWGPVEIPSDTIKKIEELFDKTLWGVEKEGYAYRGFLYLGLMLHDGDPYILEYNVRLGDPETEVIVTLNPEGFINAVLEGYRGGKMEPVEPRGFAVDVVLAARGYPDAPEKGKEITLPEEGLIFFAGVAEKDGKLVTNGGRVLHCMGTGETKEEARRKAYELAEKVHFEGKTYRRDIAL; this is encoded by the coding sequence GTGAGGGTACACATACTCGGTTCTGGAGGAAGGGAACACGCGATAGGATGGGCTTTCGCAAAGCAGGGGTACGAAGTCCACTTCTATCCAGGAAATGCAGGAACGAAGAGAGATGGAACGAACCATCCCTACGAAGGAGAAAAGACCCTGAAAGCCATTCCCGAAGAAGACATCGTGATACCGGGATCCGAGGAATTCCTGGTAGAAGGGGTCTCGAACTGGAGATCCAACGTCTTTGGCCCGGTGAAAGAGGTCGCAAGGCTCGAAGGATCCAAGGTCTATGCCAAAAGGTTCATGAAGAAGTACGGTATAAGAACCGCTCGTTTCGAAGTGGCAGAAACTCCAGAGGAATTGAGAGAGAAGATAAAAAAATTCTCTCCTCCTTACGTGATAAAGGCGGACGGGCTCGCTCGAGGAAAGGGTGTTCTGATCCTCGACTCTAAGGAAGAAACCATCGAAAAGGGATCGAAACTCATCATCGGAGAGCTCATAAAAGGTGTGAAAGGCCCTGTTGTGATAGATGAATTTCTCGCCGGGAACGAGCTTTCCGCCATGGCGGTTGTGAATGGAAGAAATTTCGTGATCCTTCCCTTCGTCAGAGATTACAAGAGACTGATGGACGGTGACAGGGGACCGAACACGGGAGGTATGGGCTCCTGGGGGCCTGTAGAAATCCCTTCCGATACGATCAAAAAGATCGAAGAGCTCTTCGATAAGACTCTGTGGGGAGTGGAGAAAGAAGGCTACGCGTACCGGGGGTTCCTCTACTTGGGTCTCATGCTCCACGATGGTGATCCCTACATACTCGAGTACAATGTGAGACTGGGCGATCCAGAAACAGAAGTGATAGTGACGTTGAATCCCGAAGGATTCATCAACGCAGTTCTTGAAGGATACCGCGGTGGTAAAATGGAGCCGGTGGAACCGCGTGGATTCGCCGTGGACGTGGTTCTCGCAGCGAGGGGCTATCCCGACGCTCCCGAAAAGGGCAAAGAGATCACCCTTCCCGAAGAAGGTCTCATATTCTTCGCGGGAGTCGCGGAGAAAGATGGAAAACTTGTGACCAATGGCGGCCGTGTTCTTCACTGTATGGGAACAGGAGAAACGAAGGAAGAGGCACGAAGAAAGGCTTACGAACTCGCGGAAAAGGTCCACTTCGAAGGTAAGACCTACAGGAGGGATATCGCTCTATGA
- a CDS encoding bifunctional phosphoribosylaminoimidazolecarboxamide formyltransferase/inosine monophosphate cyclohydrolase, whose amino-acid sequence MKRILVSLYEKEKYLDILKKLHEKGWEIWASSGTAKFLKSNGIEANDVSTITGFENLLGGLVKTLHPEIFAGILGPEPRWDVVFVDLYPPPDIDIGGVALLRAAAKNWKKVKPAFDMETLKLAIERDDEETRKYLAGMTFAFTSVYDSIRANQFVKGISLAFKREDLQLRYGENPHEKAFVYGKPAFEILHEGKAISFNNILDAENAWFMAKNLPRMGAVVVKHQSPCGAAIGEDKVEIVKKAIEADDESSFGGILAVNFEMDGEVAKSLKKYLEVIVAPSFTQEAIEVLSKKKVRLLKPGDYASWAGKMAFGSLVLSERKYPEGNFELVVGEPLSEKELEDLEFAYRVVEGAKSNAVLIAKDGVTVGIGSGQPSRKRAAWIATVMAGEKAKGAVAASDAFFPFPDSLEILAQAGVKAVVAPLGSIRDEEVIEKARELGITFYKAPSRVFRH is encoded by the coding sequence TTGAAGAGGATATTGGTTAGTCTCTACGAGAAGGAAAAATATCTGGACATTCTGAAAAAACTCCACGAAAAAGGCTGGGAGATCTGGGCGAGCTCCGGCACCGCCAAGTTTTTGAAATCAAACGGAATAGAAGCAAACGACGTGAGCACCATAACGGGTTTCGAGAATCTCCTTGGAGGACTCGTGAAGACTCTCCACCCGGAGATATTCGCTGGCATCCTCGGACCAGAACCCAGATGGGATGTGGTCTTTGTGGATCTCTATCCACCTCCAGACATCGATATAGGAGGAGTTGCTCTTCTTCGAGCGGCAGCCAAGAACTGGAAAAAGGTGAAACCCGCTTTCGACATGGAAACCCTCAAACTCGCAATTGAGAGAGATGATGAGGAGACGAGAAAGTACCTCGCTGGAATGACTTTTGCGTTCACCAGCGTGTACGACTCGATAAGGGCCAACCAGTTTGTCAAGGGAATTTCCCTTGCCTTCAAGCGAGAAGATCTCCAGTTGAGGTACGGAGAGAATCCTCATGAAAAGGCGTTCGTATACGGAAAACCCGCTTTTGAGATCTTGCACGAGGGAAAGGCAATCTCGTTCAACAATATATTGGACGCGGAAAACGCGTGGTTCATGGCGAAGAACCTGCCGAGGATGGGTGCGGTTGTGGTGAAACACCAATCTCCCTGTGGTGCTGCGATAGGAGAAGACAAAGTGGAAATCGTGAAGAAGGCCATCGAGGCGGACGACGAATCCAGTTTTGGAGGGATCCTGGCCGTGAACTTCGAAATGGACGGAGAAGTTGCGAAGTCATTGAAAAAGTACCTCGAGGTGATCGTGGCACCTTCCTTCACACAGGAAGCGATCGAGGTTCTCTCTAAGAAAAAAGTGCGTCTCTTGAAGCCTGGGGATTACGCTTCGTGGGCTGGAAAGATGGCATTCGGTTCTCTCGTCCTGAGTGAAAGAAAGTACCCCGAAGGGAATTTTGAACTGGTAGTTGGAGAGCCTCTCTCGGAAAAAGAGCTTGAGGATCTGGAATTCGCTTACCGTGTTGTGGAAGGAGCGAAATCCAACGCTGTTCTCATAGCAAAAGACGGTGTAACTGTGGGAATAGGGAGCGGGCAGCCTTCGAGAAAGAGAGCTGCCTGGATCGCCACCGTGATGGCAGGAGAAAAAGCGAAGGGAGCGGTTGCGGCTTCCGATGCGTTCTTCCCGTTCCCGGACTCGCTCGAAATACTCGCTCAGGCTGGTGTGAAAGCGGTGGTCGCTCCTCTCGGATCCATAAGAGACGAAGAAGTGATCGAAAAAGCCAGAGAACTTGGAATCACGTTCTACAAAGCTCCGAGCAGGGTTTTCAGGCACTGA